From the Armatimonadota bacterium genome, the window TCGACACCCCTTGTTGCCCAAGGCACTGCGCTGGCTGGCAGAGAAGAGACAGGGCGAGTACTGGTACTCTACCAACGACACCTCTCAGGTCATCCTGGCGCTGGTGGAATATGCACAGAGAATGCCACAGGCAGTGAGGGGTGTGCACCGGGTGCGGGTACTGCTGAACGGCGAGGTTGTCAGGGAGCTGCAATATAGCGCGGAGGACTGGTTGCGCCCGGAGGATGTGATAGAGGTGCCCGTCGCTACACTGCGTGAGGGCGCGAATACCCTGCGCATCGAGCATGAGGGAGAAGGCGTGGTAGTAGCGTCGATGATGGTGCGCTACTTCGAGCCAACAGAACGAGTACGAGCGACCGCACAGCAGCTGCGGGTGGAACGCACCTACCTGAAGCGCGTGCCACGCAAACTGAGTGCTGAAGAGCGCAAGAGGCTTATACGCCGGTATGGCGACGAATCTGAGTATCTTTGGGAACTTCAGCCAGCAAAAGGGGTATTCCGCCCAGGCGAGCAGCTGGTGGTGAAGCTGGTTGTCTATTGCGCAACCGACATCTACTATGGCGTTATCGACGACCCCAAGCCTTCCGGCTTTGAGTTTGTAGAGCGCGCAGCGGATGAGTACGATTGGAGATACTGGTACTCGCGCCGAGAGGTGCGGGATGACCGGGTGGCGTACCTCTGCACTTTTATCCCGAAAGGCAAGAGCGTTATCACCTACACCCTGAGAGCGGAGCGTCCGGGGCAGGTTCGTGCCCGACCGGTGCAGGCGTTTGGCATGTATCTGCCCGAAATCAACGGCAATAGTGGAGAAAACGCGGTACGGGTTGGACGATGAAGCGATTTGGTAAAAGCTATCGTGCCATTGTGGAGCCAGATGACCCCAGAGGCTTCATGGCGATATTGCCTGCTGTGCCCGGCTTGATGGCGCATGGGGAAAACGAGGAAGAGGCGATAGCGCTCTTACGCGACCTACTCCACAATCACCTCGCTCGGCTCGAGGACACAGGGGAAACCCTGCCTGAGGATGATATCGAGATTGTGTGGGACGAGGAGGACGAAGAGGCGGGTGCTAGGCTGATAACCGTCGAGGTGTGAACGCAATGGGCGAGGGGATAATGCTGTTCGTGCTGGGCGCGCTGCTGGCGGCTTTCCCTGTGTACCGCTTTGTCGGCTGGTGGATTGAGGGCAGCATCGCGGGCGGGGAGCTGGCGGTGCTGGTGTGCACGTATATCGGCTTGATGGGGTTGTTACTCGTCAGCGGTAGCGCGTGGCTGGCGTTGATGGCGGTGATACTGCTGGTGTCGGGGATCGCTATGGTGCCCTGGCTGGGCGAGATGTTCAACCGTCGTGCTCTGCGCAAGATGGATGAAGAGGAGATGTACAGGGCGCGAGATGCACTTGCCATCAACCCCGAAAACCATATCGCCCGCGTGGTTCTAGCGGAGAAGCTGTACAAACTGGGCAGGCTGGACGAGGCGATCGAGCATCTGGAATACGCTGTGGAGAGCTCTCCAGCCATCTCGCGGCTGGAGCGGGGTAAATTAAACGCCTGGAAGCGGGAGCAAGCGTTCGCTCAGCGCAAGCTGGTGCTGTGCCCGATGTGTGGAACGGAAAACCCCGGCGAAGCAAGGCGGTGTATCCAGTGCGGTAGTCCCATAGAGACCCTCGCCGCGCTCAAGGAGTGGGCAGCACAGGAGCAGGTGGTGCAGAGGGTGCTCCGGGCATGGCTCACGGTGATGGCGGTGTTGACCGCGCTCAGTTTTGTGTTCCTGCTGTTGCCTTTGGAGTTGCAGGGACTGGTGACTATCGCTGCGCTGATTGTAGGCGCGTGGTACTTCCTGAACAGAGTGAGGGCGTGGAAGCAGACCATATGACGCAATACGCAATAGAGACTTATCAGCTACGTAAAGTGTACCGTTCTTTGCTGCGACGGCAGAGTATAGTAGCGGTAGACTCGCTGGACCTGAAAGTGCCGACGGGTTGCGTGTTCGGCTTCCTGGGTCCCAACGGCGCAGGCAAGACCACCACTATCATGATGCTACTGGGCAATGTGTATCCAACGTCGGGGTACTTTCGCATCTTTGGGAGTTCCATCGCGGATATGGGCATACGAAAGCGTATCGGCTTCTTGCCAGAGAAGTTCCAGTTGCACGATTTGCTTACCGCGGAGGAGTTGTTGTGGTTTCACGGCAGGCTGGCAGGGATGGACCGACAGTCGTTAGCTCGGCGCGTACCGGAAGTGCTAGAGCAGGTTGGGTTGTCTGAACGAGCGCGTTCACGAGTGCGTGAGTTCTCCAAGGGAATGCAACAGCGTCTGGGCATTGCGCAGGCTATCCTGCACGACCCCGACCTCATCATTCTGGACGAACCCACCTCTGCACTGGACCCGCTGGGCAGGCGAGATGTGCGTGACCTCATCCTGCATCTGAAGTCACGTGGCAAAACGGTGTTCCTGAATTCGCACCTGCTTTCGGAGGTAGAGATGGTATGCGACGAGGTGGCGATTCTACGCGCGGGACAGGTGCAGCGACAAGGCGACATGGAGACCCTGCTGCGGGTGCATCCGGTGGTAGATGTGGAGTTGCGTTCTCCCTCCGCACAGGTCATGCAGGCTGTTCGTTCGGTAGCGACGGTGCTACTGGAGAACGGCACGCGCTTCACGGTAGAGGTGCAACGCGAAGAGGATATACCTGTGGTGGCTCGCTGTGTTGTGGAAGCAGGGGGTGAACTGATGCGCTTTACACCGCGTCGCGAAAGCCTGGAAGACCTGTTTGTGCGGGTGGTGGAGGAAGCAAAGTGAGAGCCATCTATCTGATAGCTTCCCTGACCCTGAAGGAGACAATGCGCCGACGCCTGTGGGTGGCATCCTTACTGGCGTCGCTGGCGGTGGTGGGCTTCGTTTTCGTGGCGAAGCTGGGGGCGTCAGTGCGCGCGCATGACCCGCTGGTGCAGAGCGTGGTGCCGCGCATCACGTTGATACTGGGGCTGGACGTGGTGAAGTTCTTCGGTTCGGTGATGGCGATGACGTTGGCATCGGGGGCGATTGCGCTAGAGATAGAGCGAGGGATGCTGTACGCTATCCTGTACAAGCCGGTGCATCGCTATCAGGTGGTGCTGGGCAAGTGGATTGGCGTGCTGACATTTGCTCTGCTGAACACACTGTTCTGGACGGTTCTGCTGTATGTTTCTGTTCGTGTGATGATGGGCAGGATGTATCTGGAAACATGGCGTGCTCCGCTGGTGGTGTTGCTGTATCCGGTGCTTTTTGGTACGCTCACACTGTTTTTCTCTACCTTCGCCTCGATGGGGTTAACGATTGCATTATCTATCATCTCCGCTGGCGTGGCATGGTCGGAGAAGCCGATGCGGGAGTTCGGCATTGTGTTTGATATCGATACGCTGATGAACATGGCAAACAATGTACGCTGGATTGTGCCGATGAACCATCTGCGTCGCTGGGTACTGGAGGAGATGTCGGTAGTCGTGCCGGAGCGCATGATGATGAGCCAGCGGTTTCAGGCGTTCGAGACCCCGCCGGGCGTTTGGGAAATCAGCTATGTGTTTGGTTATATTGCGATTGTGCTCGCGCTGGCGGCGCTGGTGTTCAGCAAAAGGGATGTGTGAACGATAAGCCATCTCTCTTCTCGCGAATCTTGCACGGCGGCGCGCAGCTTCTGGGAGAAACCGCCTACTGCAAGTAACGCATATACAGGTCGTTCAGCTCAGCAACGATAAAGTATACTTTGTCAAGAGAGTGAAACTGGCTCTCCACTCTCCGCTGACTGCAGCGCGGCTTCAATAACGCGAATACCCTCCCGCGCCTCTTCCGGTTTCACTGCCAGGTCTTCGCCCTGTAGTAGCGCCCTGGCAATGTTGCGGTAATACTCGCGCCAATCGCCGCGCACACTCTCCAGAGTGCGCTCCACTATCTGGTCACCTTCGCGTATCCATAAGCGGGCATAATGCTCTGGCAGCTCCTGCGCCTGCGTAATATCGCCGGTAACCAGTGCCTTCTCCTGCGGGTCCAAACCGTATTTCACCAGTCCGCCCCTGTCGCCTAGCACGTACCAGCGAGGGCGTTCAGCAGCACGAAGGTAGTTGACCTCGACGGTGAAAGTGCATCCTTCGCCGTAATCCAACACCGCGCGGATGAAGCTCTCCACGTCGCTTTGCCATACGCGGAAATGTCGCCATGCCATAACCTGTTTTGGCAATCCCATCAGCTGGATCGCCTGGTCCACCAGATGTGCGCCCCAGTCGTGGAGCAGAGAGCCCATCGTCTCGCGCTGGGCGCGCCAGCGGCTGGAGTGTCCATAGCGACCGACGCAGCTCTCTATCTGCCATACTTCGCCCAGCAAGCCACTCTCAATGGCATGGCTCACGGTCAGGAAGTCCCAATCCCAGCGACGGTTGTGGAAGACGCTGAGCAAGAGGTTACGCTTCCGCGCTTCGGCGATGAGGTCGTCCGCCTCGGTGGTGGTGATGGTAAACGGCTTGTCGATTACTACGTGCTTGCCCGCCTGCAAAGCCATTTTGCCGAGCGCGTGGTGCGTGTTGTGGGGAGTAGCAAGCACCGCCAGCTGCACCTGCTCGTCCGCCAGCAGTTCCTCCGGCTGCGTGTAGACGCGCACGTTCCACCGCTGGTGCGCCTGCTCGCGGCGTTGCGCATCGCGCGATGCAATTGCTACCAGGCGCAAGCCCTCCACCTGGGCAATGAGAGGGCAATGGAAGACCCGTCCCGCATAA encodes:
- a CDS encoding oxidoreductase; amino-acid sequence: MIGVGVIGYGYAGRVFHCPLIAQVEGLRLVAIASRDAQRREQAHQRWNVRVYTQPEELLADEQVQLAVLATPHNTHHALGKMALQAGKHVVIDKPFTITTTEADDLIAEARKRNLLLSVFHNRRWDWDFLTVSHAIESGLLGEVWQIESCVGRYGHSSRWRAQRETMGSLLHDWGAHLVDQAIQLMGLPKQVMAWRHFRVWQSDVESFIRAVLDYGEGCTFTVEVNYLRAAERPRWYVLGDRGGLVKYGLDPQEKALVTGDITQAQELPEHYARLWIREGDQIVERTLESVRGDWREYYRNIARALLQGEDLAVKPEEAREGIRVIEAALQSAESGEPVSLS
- a CDS encoding ABC transporter ATP-binding protein, producing the protein MTQYAIETYQLRKVYRSLLRRQSIVAVDSLDLKVPTGCVFGFLGPNGAGKTTTIMMLLGNVYPTSGYFRIFGSSIADMGIRKRIGFLPEKFQLHDLLTAEELLWFHGRLAGMDRQSLARRVPEVLEQVGLSERARSRVREFSKGMQQRLGIAQAILHDPDLIILDEPTSALDPLGRRDVRDLILHLKSRGKTVFLNSHLLSEVEMVCDEVAILRAGQVQRQGDMETLLRVHPVVDVELRSPSAQVMQAVRSVATVLLENGTRFTVEVQREEDIPVVARCVVEAGGELMRFTPRRESLEDLFVRVVEEAK